The Winslowiella toletana region CCTCTCCTGACAGGAAAAGGAACTGACTCATCATGAGCAACGCGAAGGGATGCCAATTCTGCCGGCGCTACGGTTTACCCGTCTTGCCTGTTCGTCCGGCAGTCATGGAAAAAGGCGACAGGCTGCCGACGCCGCCTGGCAGCATCACTGTGCCGGTGGCGGCGGAAGGCGAGGCCGACTACACCGCCCGGCTGATGCGGCAGGGCTATCTGTATATCCTGGCGGAACGCTCACAGCGCTGGATGAACTGTTACGCCACCGGCGACGGTTATTTTTATCCGCTGCCGGTGTCTGGATGATGACCGTTGGTGGAGGCAGCAGAATATCCGTTGCGCTCCTCACCTCATTGTTTGGCGTATCGCGGGCCACTCTGGCCGGCTTCCAACTGGCGGCGTTTCTGCTGGGACCTGCGGGGATATTTGTCGGGATGCTGCTGGTTTTGGGGGCGGGAGCCTGGCTGTTAAGCCATACCCGGAACGACATACAGAACTGGCTGCTTAGCACGCAGTGGCGGCGGGTGCCGCCGGGGGAGAGTGATATCCCGGCTATCTATCCGGATGCACGTATGGAAAAGGACGGCTATATGGCCCTGAACGCACAGGGAGCGGCACATGTTTAATCCTTTTAAGCGACTCCCTGTCGACCCATCCTCAGGGCGGTTCTATAAGGGGTTTCTTCGTCTGAGTGATAAAGGGGGGCAGTTTGGATATAAAGGCGTTTCCCGGATTTATTCGCAGGAAAAAGGCGACCCGAATGTGAAAGGTATTTCTGGGTTTGACAGCGTGGTCCGGCTGAACTCGACCTATCTGGAGCTGGTTGACCAGTCCTACAACTGGCGTGGAACGTGGACGCTGGCCGGGGTAATCTTTTTTTGTATGTTCTTTGGTTTGTTTTGCTACAGCTTCATTGGAGTGATGATGGGATGGGGGGGGTACAGTTTTGGTTTCTGGTTTGGAACCCTTTTAATCTGGGCTATCACATTGCCGCTCTCTCTACTCACATATCGAATGATGACCTCTGAGGTTTTTTTCAGTACCTACTATCCGATCCGATTTAACCGTAAAAATGGGATGGTGTATGTGTATCAGTCCGGTGGAACGGTGCTGTTTGTACCGTGGAGGGATATCCACTTTGTCCTGACTTCAGCAAAGATGGGGTCCTCAACACAATGGACCATTGTGGGGTGCACCACGGAAGAGGACGGGGACACGGTCGCGAAGGCGATTCCCCTCCCGATTGATTTGAGCCAGGGCCCTGAGGTCATCCTCATGTACTGGGAATTTATCCGCTGTTATATGGAAGAGGGGGATGAGTACCTCCCGGACCTGGTGGACACCATTCCCTGGTGCCCGCCGGTCGAAAAACAGAAGGAAGGCTGGCTGTTCGGGCTGCTCTATCTCAGTAAGCAGTTGTTCGGGCGGCTCGGTCTGATTGTGAATGCGCTGCAGTTGCCCATTTTCTTCGTGATTAGTTTTCCACGCTGGCTGGTTATGGCTACCTGTAACATTCCGGTGTGGCCGGCGGAGGTGGTTTCAGCCTGTCAGCCGGCAGAAAACGATCCGGTCAATATAGGGGCGGAGAATAACCCGCCGCAGGTCTGGCGGCCGATGCTGGGGCTGCAGGGGAAAACGCGCTATGCACAAAGTTTTGCCAGAGAGCGTGAGGCGATGGACCGGATCATCGCCCGGCTGAAAGTCAAATATGGCGGGCAGGAGAGCACAGACTGACGGTATACCGGGTCACGAACCGAAAAGGATCTCCTCGAGATCCTTTTTCTTTGTGCGTAATCTCCTGCTCTGTAAACGAAAAAAGCTGGCAGGTGATTTTTCCGATGGACAGAAAATCCGGGCAGATTTTCTAACCGAAGTAACTGGGTGTACCAGGCCGCAATTACCAAAACTGCTTTTCCGGTGCAGCTGTACTCCAGCCACAACTTCAGGACCTCTTTAGTACTCCTTAGTTGCACACCCCTGTTACCAATGGCTGCTGCCACTGGCGCGTTGTCGTGCCTTTCCGGGTTGAACTCAAGATGATAGTTACCGGAAAGGGCGCAGCAGTCGGACTGAACGATAGG contains the following coding sequences:
- a CDS encoding toxin VasX produces the protein MSNAKGCQFCRRYGLPVLPVRPAVMEKGDRLPTPPGSITVPVAAEGEADYTARLMRQGYLYILAERSQRWMNCYATGDGYFYPLPVSG
- a CDS encoding DUF6708 domain-containing protein → MFNPFKRLPVDPSSGRFYKGFLRLSDKGGQFGYKGVSRIYSQEKGDPNVKGISGFDSVVRLNSTYLELVDQSYNWRGTWTLAGVIFFCMFFGLFCYSFIGVMMGWGGYSFGFWFGTLLIWAITLPLSLLTYRMMTSEVFFSTYYPIRFNRKNGMVYVYQSGGTVLFVPWRDIHFVLTSAKMGSSTQWTIVGCTTEEDGDTVAKAIPLPIDLSQGPEVILMYWEFIRCYMEEGDEYLPDLVDTIPWCPPVEKQKEGWLFGLLYLSKQLFGRLGLIVNALQLPIFFVISFPRWLVMATCNIPVWPAEVVSACQPAENDPVNIGAENNPPQVWRPMLGLQGKTRYAQSFAREREAMDRIIARLKVKYGGQESTD